In one Rugosibacter aromaticivorans genomic region, the following are encoded:
- a CDS encoding CinA family protein gives MDADLVALSRAIGQAATSYPHSPRIATIATAESCTGGWAAQVITHTAGSSSWFDRGFVTYSNAAKSDVLGVQEHTLITHGAVSEATAREMAIGALTHSAASHALAITGIAGPAGGSAAKPVGTVCFAWCRRGEAASAETRFFSGDREAIRRQAVIHALNGLFTRLVKNPK, from the coding sequence ATGGATGCCGATCTTGTTGCCTTGTCCCGCGCCATTGGCCAAGCCGCCACAAGCTATCCACACTCGCCGCGTATCGCTACTATTGCCACGGCAGAATCCTGTACTGGCGGCTGGGCAGCGCAAGTCATTACACATACGGCAGGCAGCTCATCATGGTTCGATCGCGGGTTTGTCACCTATTCCAACGCCGCCAAAAGTGACGTGCTGGGTGTACAAGAACATACCCTTATCACCCACGGGGCGGTCAGTGAGGCCACAGCGCGAGAAATGGCCATAGGCGCCTTGACACACTCTGCCGCGTCTCACGCATTAGCAATTACTGGCATTGCCGGTCCGGCAGGCGGGTCTGCCGCCAAGCCGGTCGGCACCGTATGTTTTGCCTGGTGTCGGAGAGGGGAGGCCGCATCTGCTGAAACCCGGTTTTTTTCAGGTGATCGTGAAGCCATTCGCCGACAGGCCGTGATTCATGCGCTCAACGGATTGTTTACTCGATTAGTTAAAAACCCAAAGTAA